The Bacteroidota bacterium genome includes the window AAATCCACGACCGGAATGCCTGGGATGGTGATACCTGGGGGCTTCGCTTTTTCCTGACACCCCAATCGCCCGATATTTTATCATTCAGCAAGTCACGGTTTATTGAGGCAGGTCTGGCCGGTGCTCAGGTGGGTGACTCAATCCGGTTTTCCGGTCTCAGACGGTTTTTGTCCCTGCTGGGAACTTCCATGAGATACGTTCCGGATCCCTCCACTTCTTTTCTGACCGACCGTGTTCAATATCCGGCCGAAACCCTTGAAAAATCGGGTGGGGATTGCGAGGACCTGGTGGTTCTGACCGCCAGTTTCCTGATGGCGGTGGGAATGGATTGTGCTGTGGTCGATCTGCGTCCGGGAACACAACCTGGTGTGTCGCTGCCAACCGCACAAAATGGTACAGCCGGCCATGTTTTTTTGCTGGTGGATACCGGACTGACTCCGAGGTCCCAATCATTGACCGGGCTGAATGACTACCAGGCCGTTATCAGGAAGAATGCCTTTGGGGAGCCAACCATCTGGATTCCGGTAGAAGTCACCTTGCTTCCCAACGGATTTGATGCGGCATTCAGTTCTGGAGTCCAGCAATACTATGACCATGTGATTATCAATGACGGAGTCGGCAACGGCTCGGTCTATATCTATGATTTCTGAGGTGTGAAATGACTGCTTATTTTTCACTGCTGATTCTGTTGCTCAATCTTCCCGACCCGTTGGTCTGGACCCGGCTCGAATCGGGTCAGGCCTTCACTCTGAACCCGGTAAAGTCGGAATGGATTCCATTAAAGGAACGGGAACAGCTGCCGGCTCAATCGATTATCCTGACCAAACCGGGGACCCGGTTGTATGTTTACGAGGGGACCGAAACCAGCGAGGCCCCTGCCAATGCCTATTTCATTCTGGGAGATGTCTTACCGAAAACCACACCCGATCTGGTCAGGACCCTGACCCACATCGAACTGTCCCAGCTTCCTGCCGCACCGGCCACTCAGGAACAAACACCCCCTAAGCCGGGTATAACGTACGGGGAACTGAAAAAACAGGCAGAAGCCCCGGCGATTCCATTTTATCTGGAACGCCTGACCGCCATCGATTGGTTTGCAGCACATGGACAGCCGGGGGGAGCCCTGCTCAGCCTGAAACGCCTGGTCACCCGTTACCCGGATCTGTTGGAACGGGCCGATCTGGCCGAACGGTTGTTTACGCTCTACGATCAGCTTGGACTGGATGGTTATCTCTACGATGAAACCTCCCGGCTGATGCTCAGGCAAACACGTGGTGATACCGATCCGCTGCTTCGTCAGTGGAATGAGCGGGCCCGTCAGAAACTGACTCGCAGCGCACAGCCAAGGTAACCATTTTTTTCATCGGGTCGGGTTCTCCTGTAACTTTGCATTTTTTCCGGCTTGCCGGTATTTGAAATAAGGGTAGTATGCTCGACTTCAGAATGATTATCAACGGCACCATTCCCGGTGGAATATGGGTGCTGGTTTTTCTGGTGGTGGTTTCGCTGGGAATCATCACTTACATGTATCTCAGCAGTGAACTGATGAAAACCAAAACCTACATCCGGTCCCTGCTGGTTTCGGTCTTTGGCAGCGTTTTCGTTTACAGTCTGCTATTGTTGGCATTTCCTCCGGTGCGGCTGATTCCCAACGTGGTTATCAGTCCGGTATTTTCAAAAGATAAGGAACCAGGGGTCAGGGCGCTTCCCTATTTTCTCACTCAGGTCCTCAGAAAATCCTATCCCACCAAAATCAACACCATTCCGGATGAATCGGTCCTGACGGTTGTGAATTCCCATCAGTGGACCCATCCCGATTCACTCATTCAGTTTGCCCGTTTCAATCACATCCACTTTGTGGTGACTCTGGTCGAAAATCAGGATCAGTCCCTGACCATTACCCTGACCGATACCCGATATGGTGAGTCAAATACGTACGGAAGCTGGGATATTCCATCAGGACTGTCGCTCACTGACCAATTGGTCGAGGCAGGCAATGTCATCGTTTCGGCCATGTACCCCGATCTGAAAGTCTCAAAAAGCCGGTTAATTGAAGAAATCAGCCGGTCCCTTCCCTCTGACGAAAACGAGTTAAACCGGTTTATGGAAGCCCGCACCCTGATCACCGGTGGTGACTTTCTGGCTGCCATTCCCAAACTGGAAAGCTGGATTAAAGCGGATACCGGCTCTGCCTGGAATTATCACTATCTGGGCAAGGCCTGTCTGGGCCAATCGAGACGGGAAGTGGTTGATTCTCTCAAACGGAAATATTTCCTCAACCGCGCCAATTACTATCTGCTCGAGGCCGTAAAAAGGGACCAGACCTCGGTCGAATTTTTACATGAACTGGCCGATTACTATCTGCAAATGAGTCTGTTTGCCGATGCGGAAGACGTCGTTAAGGCCGCTTTTGTTCTTGATCCGTACCATTACAAGGGCTATCTGCAATTCGGTAGAATGCACATCAGCCGCTGGTCGGGCTTTCCGTTTCCAAATGATGAAAAGTTCCCGACACAAAATGCACTGGTCAGAAAGGCGACCGAGCTGAATCCGTTCTCTGCTGAAGCCTTTTACTTTGTGGGCTATCTGCTCGAAGGAGAAAGAAAACTGGAGGATTTACAAGGTGGCCGCTCTTTCGAAAACTACGCTAAAGCACTGGAACTGAATCCGAACTACCTCGAAGCCCTCTCAAACACCTTTCGGCTGAGCGTTCTGAAAGGTCAGTTTATCAACTCCAGACAGTATTATAACCGCATGCTGGAATTGTCACCCGGCAATCCGGATGCTGTCTTTTTCATGGGCATGAATTTTTACTATCAGTTCCTTTTCGATTCAACCATTTATTATTTCAACAAAAACCTGTCAATGAAACCCAATGCCAATGCTCATATGTACCTGGCGGCCACCTATGAGAACATGGGTGATACGGCAAAGGCAGTTGAACATTACACCATCCGGATTCTGAACAGGGAGAATGAGACAGACGCCATTGCGACCAGTGCTTACAAGCGGTTACGTGAACTGGATATCGCCGCCTGGCGGGAAGTCAATAAAAAGATTCCTCCGGTCATCCTTGAAGACTGACCGTTTAAAAAATCCCGCTCTCATCACCAGCCTGAAAAAACTGGAAACCAGCCGGCTGATTATGGGGATCGTCAATATCACCCCCGACTCCTTCTCGGATGGCGGCCGGTATCTGATGGCAGACGCCGCCATTGAACATGGTCTGAAATTACTCTCCGAGGGTGCCGACTGGCTGGATCTGGGTGCAGAATCCACCCGTCCGGGAGCCGCACCTGTTCCTGAATCACTGGAATCGGACCGGCTGCTCCCGGTGATAGAAGGAATTCTGAAGCACCGTCCTGATGCCGTTTTATCCATTGATACCACCAAATCAGCAGTGGCAGCCCGTTGTCTGGAGCAAGGCGCTGCCGTGATCAATGACATATCGGGTGGTACTTTTGATCCGGGAATGATCCAAGTGGTGGCCCGCTCGGGTGCTGGTTACATTGTCATGCACATACAGGGAACCCCAAAAACCATGCAGGCCAACCCGGTGTATCAGGATGTGGTAGCCGAGGTGGCTGGTTTTCTGAACACGCAGTGCCGGTTGGCGCTTGAAGCAGGTGTCCCTGCCGTTTTCAGGGATCCCGGTTTCGGTTTCGGAAAAACGCTGGAACACAACTATCAACTCTTAAAAAACCTGCCTCGCCTGTGCCATTCCGGTCAGCCGCTTGTTGTCGGACTTTCCAGAAAAAGTATGATTGGCCTGGTAACCGGCAAACCGGCCGGTGAACGGGTGATTGGCTCTAAAATTCTTGAGTTTCAGGCCTGTCTGGGCGGTGCCCGGCTGCTCCGTGTCCATGATGTGGCCGAAACTGTTGATATGCTGAAACTGCTTTCCTTCATGGAAAAGGTGTCCTGATGCCTGTCAACCAGCCGATGACCATCCTGATTCCAGCCTTTCAGGCTGCCTCGTATTTGCCCGATCTGATGGAAAAAATCGGAAAAGTGGCCCCGGATATTTCCGTGATCATTGTGGATGATGGCAGCAACGACGGCACCGGCCAACTATTATTCCCCCCGAACTGTCTGCTTCTGAGTAAGGAGAAAAATGAGGGGAAAGGGGCTGCCATCCAGACCGGACTGAAGCACATCAGGGGAGGATGGGTCCTTTGCATGGATGCCGACCTGCAGCATGACCCGGATGATTTACCCCTTTTCATCGCCCATTTGAACCGGTACCCCGACACCGATCTGATTGTCGGAAAACGTCGTTTCGACCCGCCCATGCCTGTTCAGAGGCGTTTGAGCAACCGGCTCAGTTCCTTTCTGACAGCCCTTCGATGCCGCCATCCTGTTCCGGATGTTCAGTGTGGATTCCGTGCCTTCCGCCTGGAATCACTTCCCCGCTTCAACTGGAATGACACCGGTTATCTGTTCGAAACGGAAATGATCATGAAAGCCCTCCTGAATGGTTGTAAAGTTGACTGGATTCCCGTTTCAACCATTTACAATTCCAGCCATAGCCACATTCGTCCTTGGGAGACCATCCGGAAATTTGTAACTTTGTGGCTTTTGTCTTTTAGCTGGGAACGGAATGGCCGACCACGCCTTCAATCGTGAACGACAGGAACTGGCAGACATCCTCAGAAAAAAGGGGATTTCAGACGACCGTGTGCTGGCGGCCATCGCCTCTGTTCACAGACACCGGTTTGTTCAGTCAGCACTGATTCACCGGGCCTATGAAGACGTGGCCCTCCCCATCGGACTGAATCAGACCATTTCACAGCCTTACACAGTGGCCGTGATGACACAGGCACTGGGCGTTCAGCCCGGAGACCGTATTCTTGAAATCGGGACGGGGTCGGGTTACCAGGCAGCCATTCTTGCAACCATGGGGTGTCAGGTCTTTACCATCGAACGTCATCTGGAACTGATGAACCAGGCCAGAACCCTGCTTGAAACCCTTGGATACCGTGTGGTGTTCAGGTGTGCCGACGGGACTCTTGGATGGTCAAACTATGCCCCGTATAATGGCATTGTGGTGACGGCCGGGGCTCCTGTTGTACCTGATTCACTGATTAAGCAACTGAAACCCGGCGGACGGCTGGTCATTCCGGTCGGTGATGAACGGATTCAGAACCTGAAAGTAATCAGGCTGCTCGATGACAACCGAACCCACACCGACACCATCGAAGGGTTCAAATTTGTGCCGCTGATCGGTGTTCACGGCTGGAAATCCTGACTGGAAAAGCGTATGCCAATTAAAGCCATTGCGTCCTCATTTACCGGCTGGTCCTACCGCCTGAAACATTGGGTCGAAGAAAAGGCCAATCATGCTCACAGTCGCTGGTGGCTTGCCTTTATCTCGTTTATCGAAAGCAGTTTCTTTCCGATTCCCCCCGATTTTCTCATGATTCCTCTTGCGGTTTTGCAACCGAAGAAATCGTATATGTTCGCCTTTATTTCCACAGTTTTCTCCGTACTGGGTGGCGTGGCTGGTTACTTCATCGGGCTGTGGGCCTATGACCTGATCGGAATTTACATCATGGAATTCATCGGGTGGATTGCCGGAAAACCGGGTGATGTCATGCTGGAAACTGCACGAAATTATTTCCTTGAATATGGGGTCTGGGCAGTGATTATTGCCGGATTCACCCCAATTCCCTACAAGGTGTTTACCATTGCGGCGGGATTCTTCGGGATGGCCCTGCCGGCCTTTGTATTTGCATCGGTCATCGGACGCGCAGGCCGGTTTTACCTGGTCGCCACGTTCATCTACTTTATCGGACCGAAAATCAAATCATTTATTGATAATTACTTCGATAAAATTCTGTTAGCCGGAACAGCCCTGCTGATTCTTGGTTTTGCTGCTCTGAAACTTTTATAAGTCTGGAAAGGATCGTCTGTGAGTCTGCTTGTCGTCGGGTCAGTTGCCCTCGATACCATTGAAACACCGTTTGGAAAAGCTGATGACGCCCTGGGCGGATCGGCAACCTTTATCACCGCTGCTGCCTCGTTTTTTTATCAGGATATCCATCTGGTTGGTGTGGTTGGCGGTGACTTCCCAAAAGTTCATATAGATTTTCTCAAAGACCGGGGAATCAATCTGAACGGATTGCAGATCATCGAGGAAGGAAAAACCTTCCGCTGGCACGGCCGGTATCATTTTGACCTGAATACCCGCGATACACTCGACACTCAGCTGAATGTGTTTGAATCTTTCAATCCGATTATTCCTGAAGCAGCCCGTCAGGCCGATATTGTTTGTCTGGGTAATATACACCCCATCCTGCAAAGACAGGTTCTCGATCAGGTGATTAACCCAAAGCTGGTCATTGCTGATACCATGAATTTCTGGATCACCGGGGCTTATGATGAGCTAGTAAAAACACTGGCCCGGGTCGATCTGCTCAGCATTAACGATTCCGAAGCGCGTGAACTGGCCGGGGAGTATAACCTGATCAGAGCCGCCCGGAAAATCATGGCCATGGGCCCACACACGCTTATTATCAAAAAGGGTGAACACGGAGCCCTGCTGTTTACGCAGGATGAAGTTTTCAGTGCACCCGCCTTTCCGCTTGAAGATATTTTCGACCCGACCGGCGCCGGTGATACCTTTATGGGAGGCTTTGCTGGTTACATTGCCAAACAGGGAAAACTGGACAATGCCAACCTTCGCCGCGCGGTGGTTTATGGTTCAACGCTGGCATCTTTCTCGGTTGAAAAATTCAGCCTGGAGCGGTTGCAGGATCTGACCATGCAGGATATCAATCACCGGTACCGCCAGTTCAACAATCTCTGCCGGTTCGATCCGGATTAAACCGGCTTACAAACGGCAACCAACCACCACCACCAGTTTTCTGGTGGTCTGCTCACCGGTCAGCTGGTTTCTGAATGACTGAAGGATGATGTAAGGGCCGGCCGGTACCCGCCGGCCCTGATGCCTGCCCATCCAGAAGACCACCCCGTTCTCGGCCACCGGACCAACCGGCATGACCGGATCCAGTTCCCTGCCGATGATATCAAAAACCCGCAAATCAGCAGTATAGATACCAGCCGGTAACCGCCAGCTGATCTCACATGCTTCACCTTCATCGGGAAAAAAGGGATTGGGGGTGGCGGTTAACCGCCCGGATCCCGGCTTTTGCATATCGGCCGCCACTGAATTTTTTCTGCCGGGTGTTCCTCCGGACTGATCTCCCGAACTATTCCAGTTTCCTGCCATTTCCGCTGGCAGATCCGATCGTCTACGCTCCAACGATATCCCGGTCGTGGATTCTAGATCGGGATGGTGCCAATCCGGGCGGTAACCCACCGACTCAATCCGGTATCCCCATTCATCCTTAATCAGAATTGAATCTTCTCCGGCATTCAGATCCAGCCGATCAGACAGAATCACCACCCGACTGGTCAGAGTATCGGTTTTCCAGCGTGAAAAAAAGGTGCTGTCATCTGCCACAACCAGGTACTCACCGGGAAGGAGGTTCAACTCTTCGTCAAGCCACACCTGATTCCCGGCCCCATCGCGAACAGCCCACGCTTTGAGGGCGACCGGGCGACTTCCTGTATTCAGCAATTCAATCCAGTCCGGACCCACTCTGCCATCGGACCCTTTGCCCGGATCAGAAAGAAATTCATTCACCACCACGCCAATCCCCTCATGAAAATGAACCGGAATTTCAATTACATTGGATGATGGACGTTCATCGGGCGGAAAGTCAGCTACAAACCGGCAACGACCCGACTGGTCTGCCCGGAGTGAAAAGGGAACCACCACCGAATCACCCGGATTGAGGTATTCCAGAGCATTCCAAATCCCAAGCGAATCGACTGTACCGGCATCAGAGAGGAACCAGCCTCTCACCTGAAGTCTTTCTGCGGGGGCAAGGCCTGTATTCCTGATCGTCAGGGACAGATTCAAGGGTTCATCGGGAAATGCATCAGCCTTTTCCATTCCCGCCAAAGCCAC containing:
- the folP gene encoding dihydropteroate synthase is translated as MGIVNITPDSFSDGGRYLMADAAIEHGLKLLSEGADWLDLGAESTRPGAAPVPESLESDRLLPVIEGILKHRPDAVLSIDTTKSAVAARCLEQGAAVINDISGGTFDPGMIQVVARSGAGYIVMHIQGTPKTMQANPVYQDVVAEVAGFLNTQCRLALEAGVPAVFRDPGFGFGKTLEHNYQLLKNLPRLCHSGQPLVVGLSRKSMIGLVTGKPAGERVIGSKILEFQACLGGARLLRVHDVAETVDMLKLLSFMEKVS
- a CDS encoding glycosyltransferase family 2 protein, with protein sequence MPVNQPMTILIPAFQAASYLPDLMEKIGKVAPDISVIIVDDGSNDGTGQLLFPPNCLLLSKEKNEGKGAAIQTGLKHIRGGWVLCMDADLQHDPDDLPLFIAHLNRYPDTDLIVGKRRFDPPMPVQRRLSNRLSSFLTALRCRHPVPDVQCGFRAFRLESLPRFNWNDTGYLFETEMIMKALLNGCKVDWIPVSTIYNSSHSHIRPWETIRKFVTLWLLSFSWERNGRPRLQS
- a CDS encoding protein-L-isoaspartate(D-aspartate) O-methyltransferase, which translates into the protein MADHAFNRERQELADILRKKGISDDRVLAAIASVHRHRFVQSALIHRAYEDVALPIGLNQTISQPYTVAVMTQALGVQPGDRILEIGTGSGYQAAILATMGCQVFTIERHLELMNQARTLLETLGYRVVFRCADGTLGWSNYAPYNGIVVTAGAPVVPDSLIKQLKPGGRLVIPVGDERIQNLKVIRLLDDNRTHTDTIEGFKFVPLIGVHGWKS
- a CDS encoding DedA family protein, which gives rise to MPIKAIASSFTGWSYRLKHWVEEKANHAHSRWWLAFISFIESSFFPIPPDFLMIPLAVLQPKKSYMFAFISTVFSVLGGVAGYFIGLWAYDLIGIYIMEFIGWIAGKPGDVMLETARNYFLEYGVWAVIIAGFTPIPYKVFTIAAGFFGMALPAFVFASVIGRAGRFYLVATFIYFIGPKIKSFIDNYFDKILLAGTALLILGFAALKLL
- a CDS encoding sugar kinase; its protein translation is MSLLVVGSVALDTIETPFGKADDALGGSATFITAAASFFYQDIHLVGVVGGDFPKVHIDFLKDRGINLNGLQIIEEGKTFRWHGRYHFDLNTRDTLDTQLNVFESFNPIIPEAARQADIVCLGNIHPILQRQVLDQVINPKLVIADTMNFWITGAYDELVKTLARVDLLSINDSEARELAGEYNLIRAARKIMAMGPHTLIIKKGEHGALLFTQDEVFSAPAFPLEDIFDPTGAGDTFMGGFAGYIAKQGKLDNANLRRAVVYGSTLASFSVEKFSLERLQDLTMQDINHRYRQFNNLCRFDPD